The Penaeus chinensis breed Huanghai No. 1 chromosome 6, ASM1920278v2, whole genome shotgun sequence genomic interval GTTGCATCATCAGAAACTTTGCGTCGGTGTTTTGTGGTGGCGAGTGATATCATGGCTGGTTTTCCTATTACCACTActtctgttgctactactactgatgcgacaattactactactacaactactactactgttactggtactacttcttctactacaactactactactactactcctcctactactactgttgttattattatcgttaccattataattgcaTTGATAATCATATATCACGATAAACTCGACGACTTacgttatttcctcttcttccccagaTCCCAGAGTTTGGACAACGAAGGATATCAAATCGTGGGTCGCGTGGGCCAAAAAGGACTTCGATCTGGCCCCGACACTCAATCCTGCGCTCCTACCCACTGATGGTAAGGATTCGTCAAGGTGTTTTTGGTCTCTTCTTCGTGGAAAGAGTTGtttatattctgttttatttagtTGGGAAGGATGTAgggattatttattttattttattattttttcattttatttctgatGTGTGAGACTTatggttttcttgttttctctctccctcaggatGCCAACTCTGCCAGATGACCCGCGGCGAGATCCAGCGCAAAGTCGGTAAGACGTCGGGCAACATCCTGGCGCAGCACCTCGACATCCTCCTCGGAAACTACGGCCTCAGCCTCCCCAAGGACGAGTTCCCCGACACGTTCGAGTCCGATACCGACGGGCAGGACGATCAGATCGAGGGTGACCCCTACGAGATCCTGGGTCCTCTGTGCGTCAAACTCTCCGCCCAGGGCTCGGGGCAGATCCAGCTGTGGCAGTTCCTCCTGGAGCTGCTGTCAGACCCCGCCAACGCCGCCGTCATCACCTGGGAGGGCACCGCCGGCGAGTTCAAGATCCTGGACCCTGACGAGGTGGCGCGGCGCTGGGGCGAGAGGAAGTCCAAACCCAACATGAACTACGACAAGCTCTCGCGCGCCCTCAGGTACTACTACGACAGGAACCTCATGACGAAGGTGCACGGCAAGCGCTACGCCTACAGATTCGACTTCCGCGCCCTCGAGCAGCTGCAGCAGAACCAGCAGAGCGACTCTCAGTCCCGGCCGCAGCCAGACCTCGCCTTCCTCAGCGCCGCCCTCAGCAGCGCCTCCGTGTCTTCCCCCGCCCAGTACTGGCCCTCAGGGGACTCCGGGACGCCCTCGCCGCGTCCCTGGATGTAAGGGAAGCGTCCGCGAGGCAAGCGTCAGCCGGCGCTCTTGTGAATGTCAGCGGCGACGAGTGTGCATGACTCGCGCACGGAACGGAGGCCGTGATCTCAGGTGACACGGGGCAGTCGCGGCCCCTCTCGAAGTACCAGTGAAGAGTACCAGCAGTCACACGAACCACCGCGAGTACCAGTTCGTACCACTTCTGTGATACCGCGAACCGACCAAGTGATAGGATTAAGctctttcttaattattattattattttattgacatatatacCATAGCCTTTGTTGTAATGAATCAAACCTCCCTCCCTTGTCATATCATGGTGTACCTCGCATTTCATGGCACCATTAGTTTCATACCAtcatctttttatacatataacctTCATgtgtaaaaaaagaataagaaaaaaaaagtaaaaaaaaaaaaaaaaaattataaacaaccACGGGTGCTCATCGCATCTCTGGGACCATGGCGAATCGAGTCGTCCGTCGGCGGTGGGTTCGAATCCCGCTTCGAATCCCGCTTCGAATCCCGCTTCGAACCCCACCTCGAATCCCACTTCGAGACGACGACCCGTTCAGCCGCCTAGCTTCTGTGAtctctttgtgttttattattttttttaatttgtattttttactttgtttaggTTCCTggccgacacaaacacacacgcgcgttgtCATGTTCGTTATCTGTGTCAGCCTACTTGTACAAACTCACTCTCGTTGTAAATTctgtgataatatttatatatttaagattttttttttttattaatgttctaagactttatataataaaatgaattttCATGTTTAGTATatcttgttgtttgttattgcacAGGGTGAAACTCCTATACAGAAGGATACTTGTTGAAAATGAAGATTAAAagtatgtgtgagaaagagagagagagagagagagagagagagagagaaagagagagagagagagaaagaataaagttcATAACTCCCttatcagaaataaatagatgatcCTCTCAggaacaaatgtaaaaaaaaaaaaaaaaaaaaaaaaaaaaaaaatatcagtacaACGGTACCTGTTAAAAAGGACAAAAGATGTTCAGTTTAATATATTACATAACCTTTCCATTATATAATAGCTAAAATAGATTATAAAGACAAACTGAACTACACAAAACAGTCAAAAAGATAacaccaggaaaaaaaaacaacaacaacaacaattgttcGTTTTAAATATtccaaaaccaataaaaaaataaaaaaataagatcaatCTGGAATTAAATTTGAAATACAGCGTCGTTCAAAAGACGAACATATTTGCAACTAActagaattatgaaaaaaatataaaacaaaacaggaaaattTGTACACGTGCCGGAGACGAGGTCGACGTCTGAGATGCAACATAAATAGAATGAAAAttaaagtagagagaggaagaggaggagagagagagatagagaggaaaggagagagagagagagagagagagagagagagagagagagagagagagagagagagagagtgagagagagagagagagagagagagagagagttcatatgtatacacacatacatacataaatatatctatatatctatatgtatatatatatatatatatatacatacacacgtgtgtgtgtttgtgtttgtgtgtgtgtgtgtgtgtgtctgggtgtgtgtgcacgtgcgtgtgtgtcatatatatgtatgtatgtatgtatgtatgtatagatatgaacacacacacacacacgcacacacacacacacacacacacacacacacacatacatacaccctctctctttctctctttctctcccagtctctctctctctctctctctctctctctctctctctctccctctctctctctctctctctctctctctctctctctcttctctctctctctctctctctctctctctctctctctctctctctctctctctctctctctctctccccctctcactctctctctgcctgtcaaaTATCGTGGGTCATGTAGTTCACTGTCAGATACAAAGAGAAATGTAAGGCGATCTGTCACAGTCAACGATGACAGACGTCAAGCGGGTTCAagaaagtgtaaatatatactcgGTTATAattggaatggaggaaggagacaaagaagaagaagaagaagaaaggaggaggagaaaaaaaagaagaagaaaggaggaggaaaaaaagaagaagaaagaggaagaagaagaaagaaggagaagaaaagagggaataagaagaataaggataatatagcagacgaagaagaagaaaaaggaagaagagggacgaaaagaagaagaggaaaaaaaaggagaaaaagaagaaagaaggagaagaagaaaagaaaaggagaataagatgaagaaagtaggagaagaagaagatgaagaaattaggagaagaagaagaaagaaggaaaagaggaggaggataagaagaataaggaaaataataataataataatgataataataataataataataataataataataataataataataacaataataacaataataaaaagagagagaaaggagaaaggtcccacaaaaaaggatgatattaattGCATATGAAGACAAAGAACTGTCTAACTgcgatagacagttagacagacatatagacatacgtacagacagacagacagagataaacagacatatatacatacatacatgcatatatacatacatacgtacatacatacatacatacatacatatagacacacatacatacatacgcacatacatatatacatacgtacat includes:
- the LOC125026559 gene encoding Friend leukemia integration 1 transcription factor-like, encoding MAWSADSTFLDLHSLVTPGLDKAFSPQIFGGQQEKQPQPQQFQQQPPQQPQYQMFDTPQQVGYTKTYLDVPFGEYGLLSPGGESGYSSSCSVGQASPMSRNTGGSPAPLRPPSRTTPALDLDMEATFITSAANTLNNYGPAAFDSQNNLYDTVNTSFDTSYERLDTSYDSPAAGYASPYVEPSYDSSYSSAASSSYEPQQSQDEDAKQFSVPSDPRVWTTKDIKSWVAWAKKDFDLAPTLNPALLPTDGCQLCQMTRGEIQRKVGKTSGNILAQHLDILLGNYGLSLPKDEFPDTFESDTDGQDDQIEGDPYEILGPLCVKLSAQGSGQIQLWQFLLELLSDPANAAVITWEGTAGEFKILDPDEVARRWGERKSKPNMNYDKLSRALRYYYDRNLMTKVHGKRYAYRFDFRALEQLQQNQQSDSQSRPQPDLAFLSAALSSASVSSPAQYWPSGDSGTPSPRPWM